From Polypterus senegalus isolate Bchr_013 chromosome 15, ASM1683550v1, whole genome shotgun sequence, the proteins below share one genomic window:
- the polr2k gene encoding DNA-directed RNA polymerases I, II, and III subunit RPABC4 codes for MDTQKDVPPPKQQPMIYICGECHTENEIKARDPIRCRECGYRIMYKKRTKRLVVFDAR; via the exons ATGGACACTCAGAAGGATGTTCCACCACCTAAGCAGCAACCAATGATATACATTTGTGGAG AGTGCCATACAGAGAACGAAATTAAAGCCAGGGATCCTATCAGATGTCGAGAATGTGGCTATAGAATAatgtacaaaaaaagaacaaaaagat TGGTGGTATTTGATGCTCGATAA